The following are encoded together in the Daucus carota subsp. sativus chromosome 5, DH1 v3.0, whole genome shotgun sequence genome:
- the LOC135152783 gene encoding protein FAR1-RELATED SEQUENCE 1-like, translating into MVQHYTQENTQKHLVGWNGQMLVCSCKHFEFWGIICRHILSVFLHQDVFTIPSSYFPLRWHSKIESDQDIVDLVDETTGESYEQQDTNLAQTVHCPPKSKTKGRPKSKRAKRGKEMNMKQVRSCRFCKQQGHMSGKGER; encoded by the coding sequence ATGGTGCAACATTATACTCAAGAGAATACACAAAAACATCTAGTTGGGTGGAATGGACAAATGTTGGTTTGTTCATGCAAACACTTTGAGTTTTGGGGGATCATTTGCCGCCATATATTGAGTGTGTTCCTTCACCAAGATGTGTTCACTATTCCATCTTCTTATTTTCCATTGCGTTGGCATAGTAAGATTGAATCTGATCAAGATATAGTGGATTTGGTTGATGAAACTACTGGAGAAAGTTATGAGCAGCAGGACACTAATTTAGCTCAAACTGTTCATTGCCCTCCTAAATCAAAGACCAAAGGACGTCCAAAGAGTAAAAGAGCAAAAAGAGGAAAAGAAATGAATATGAAGCAAGTGAGATCATGCAGATTTTGCAAACAACAAGGTCACATGTCCGGAAAAGGAGAAAGATGA
- the LOC108221431 gene encoding protein FAR1-RELATED SEQUENCE 11-like, translating into MNMNIIDLNKPCQEAIQEEQEVIEQEYEQESECINFEPFTGQCFLSEEEAYLFYHKYAKQHGFSVRKTRFDKNKDGKIKRRDFVCHREGFQQSKIADPVMKQRNTASTRCDCKAHMRVKLKKSFEIFPEQWHVTEFVAIHNHELLSQEEVRFLPSYRFMTNDDEKRILLLKDGGLNVKQIMRVIELEKNVRHGHLSFTSKDVHNFFSRFRTEKAKNDVLDFLEYCKIAKKENKNFQYCVKLDDERKINAYDMPLGIFVGVDNHGRSILFGCALLRNETKSTFSWLMRTFVSMMKKTPKSILTDQDPWMTQAIAEEMPLTKHAFCIWHITSKFAFNKTCLLLDTQEEFENRWPQVIEKYKLEKNKHVVGLHSIRHSWVPSYLREHFFAGMTTTGRCESFNAFIKRFTTSRICLSLFIKQVDLAIEDIEQNQLQVRMLEKYRGASLRTLSPLEEQHKTS; encoded by the exons atgaatatgaatattattgATCTAAACAAACCTTGTCAAGAAGCCATTCAAGAAGAGCAAGAAGTCATTGAACAGGAATATGAGCAAGAAAGTGAATGTATCAATTTTGAGCCTTTCACAGGCCAGTGTTTTTTGAGCGAAGAAGAAGCATATTTGTTTTACCATAAATATGCTAAACAACATGGATTTTCTGTCCGTAAAACAAGATTTGACAAAAACAAAGATGGAAAAATCAAGAGAAGAGATTTTGTGTGTCATCGTGAGGGTTTTCAACAATCAAAGATAGCAGATCCTGTGATGAAGCAACGAAACACTGCATCTACAAGATGTGATTGCAAAGCTCATATGAGGGTAAAACTAAAGAAATCTTTTGAGATTTTTCCAGAACAATGGCATGTCACTGAGTTTGTTGCTATACATAATCATGAGTTACTTTCACAGGAAGAGGTACGTTTTCTTCCATCTTATCGTTTTATGACAAATGATGATGAGAAACGTATTCTTTTATTGAAAGATGGAGGTCTTAATGTGAAGCAAATCATGCGTGTgattgagcttgaaaagaaTGTTAGACATGGTCACCTTTCGTTTACTTCAAAAGatgttcacaatttttttagtaGATTTCGCACCGAGAAAGCAAAAAATGATGTATTAGATTTTTTGGAATATTGCAAGATAGCCaaaaaagagaataaaaatTTTCAGTACTGTGTTAAGCTTGATGATGAAAGAaaa ATTAATGCTTATGACATGCCATTGGGTATTTTTGTTGGAGTTGACAATCATGGTAGAAGCATATTATTTGGATGTGCTCTTCTCCGCAATGAGACTAAAAGTACATTCTCTTGGTTGATGAGG aCATTTGTGTCCATGATGAAAAAAACTCCTAAATCCATACTAACTGATCAAGATCCTTGGATGACACAAGCTATTGCAGAGGAAATGCCTTTAACAAAACATGCCTTTTGTATATGGCACATCACATCAAAATTTGCCTTTAACAAAACATGCCTTTT ACTTGATACTCAGGAGGAGTTCGAGAATAGGTGGCCTCAAGTAATTGAGAAATATAAGTTGGAGAAGAATAAACATGTAGTGGGCTTACACAGCATAAGGCATTCATGGGTGCCTTCTTATCTCCGTGAACACTTTTTTGCTGGAATGACCACAACAGGGAGATGCGAAAGTTTTAATGCATTTATCAAGAGATTTACAACTTCACGTATATGCTTAAGCCTGTTCATAAAGCAA gtTGATTTGGCTATTGAAGATATTGAGCAAAATCAGTTGCAAGTTAGAATGTTGGAGAAATACAGAGGAGCTTCACTCCGAACTTTATCCCCACTTGAAGAGCAGCACAAAACATCTTGA